A single genomic interval of Picosynechococcus sp. PCC 7003 harbors:
- a CDS encoding glycosyl hydrolase family 57 has translation MVSTLSPQATQLPNICGQEQEISEIVNHSEKIFLDRSDLNLDQVKAGFACALHMHQPTIPAGTDGALICNLQHMMENPHDGDNHNATVFAWCYSRMGEFIPELVEAGCSPRIMLDYSGNLLWGLRQMGREDVLDNLKKITTDARYQPYVEWLGTMWSHAVAPSTPIPDLKLQIQAWQHYFAEIFGVEALKRVKGFSPPEMHLPNHPDTLFEYIKALKECGYRWLLVQEHSVERLDGSGLHHDDKYLPNRLVVKNSRGEEISITALIKTQGSDTKLVAQMQPYYEAKSRDRQQLGGQAVPCLVSQIADGENGGVMMNEFPGGYLPAWHDIKNDGSVVGFNGTEYLELLEAKGITEADYPVCQAVGQAKIWTRLEAENQGVTPETVNQAIAYLNEHDHQFHVDGASWTNDLSWVKGYENVLEPMNELSAKFHEKYDRLVAEDPSVTKTEAYQRSLLYLLLVETSCFRYWGQGTWTDYARKLYSDGLASLA, from the coding sequence ATGGTTTCGACACTTTCTCCTCAAGCAACCCAATTACCCAATATTTGCGGTCAGGAGCAGGAAATTTCAGAGATTGTCAATCACAGCGAAAAAATCTTTCTCGACCGGAGTGATCTCAATCTCGATCAAGTGAAGGCTGGGTTTGCCTGTGCCCTGCATATGCACCAACCCACCATTCCCGCCGGAACCGATGGCGCACTCATCTGCAATTTGCAGCATATGATGGAAAATCCCCACGATGGTGATAACCACAATGCCACGGTGTTTGCTTGGTGCTACAGCCGTATGGGAGAATTCATCCCTGAGTTAGTAGAGGCAGGCTGCAGCCCCCGGATTATGTTGGATTATTCTGGGAACTTGCTCTGGGGTCTACGGCAAATGGGCCGGGAAGACGTCCTCGATAACCTCAAAAAAATCACCACCGATGCCCGTTATCAGCCTTATGTGGAATGGCTAGGCACTATGTGGAGCCATGCGGTTGCCCCTTCGACGCCCATCCCCGATTTAAAATTGCAAATTCAGGCCTGGCAGCATTATTTTGCGGAAATCTTTGGGGTCGAAGCCCTGAAGCGGGTTAAGGGATTTTCTCCCCCAGAAATGCACCTCCCCAACCACCCGGATACACTCTTTGAATACATCAAAGCCCTCAAGGAATGTGGTTACCGTTGGCTCTTGGTGCAGGAACATTCCGTGGAGCGTTTGGATGGTTCTGGTTTACACCACGATGACAAGTATCTCCCCAATCGCCTGGTGGTGAAAAATTCCCGGGGTGAGGAAATCAGCATTACGGCACTGATTAAAACCCAGGGGTCGGATACGAAACTGGTGGCCCAGATGCAACCCTATTACGAAGCCAAGAGCCGCGATCGCCAACAGTTGGGCGGTCAAGCAGTGCCTTGTTTGGTTTCCCAGATTGCCGACGGGGAAAATGGCGGCGTGATGATGAATGAATTCCCTGGGGGCTATCTCCCGGCTTGGCACGACATTAAAAACGACGGTAGTGTTGTGGGTTTTAACGGCACGGAATATCTTGAACTCCTAGAAGCGAAGGGGATTACCGAAGCCGATTATCCGGTGTGTCAGGCGGTGGGCCAAGCGAAGATTTGGACAAGACTGGAGGCGGAAAATCAAGGTGTTACGCCAGAAACCGTCAATCAGGCGATCGCCTATTTGAATGAGCATGATCACCAATTCCATGTGGATGGCGCTTCCTGGACGAATGATCTCAGTTGGGTCAAGGGCTATGAAAATGTCCTGGAGCCGATGAATGAACTGAGTGCCAAATTCCATGAAAAATATGACCGCCTCGTGGCCGAAGACCCCAGCGTGACGAAAACAGAAGCCTATCAGCGATCTTTGTTGTATTTGCTGTTGGTAGAAACCAGTTGTTTCCGTTATTGGGGCCAGGGCACTTGGACGGACTATGCCCGGAAGCTCTACAGTGATGGGCTTGCAAGTTTGGCTTAG
- a CDS encoding NADH-quinone oxidoreductase subunit J, with translation MNLAEDVQIVSFVILMLMMLGSALGVVLFENIVYSAFLLGGVFISISGFYILLNADFVAAAQVLIYVGAINVLILFAIMLVNKKEDFSQMPGRLIRQGATALVCLGLFALLGTMVLVTPWELSSISPAAVGNSVVAIAKHFFSDFLLPFELASVLLLIAMVGAIILARRDIIPEITTTDEGSTGLQLPERPRELAAASSPKSEQN, from the coding sequence GTGAATTTAGCAGAAGATGTTCAAATTGTTTCGTTCGTCATCTTAATGTTGATGATGTTGGGGTCGGCCCTTGGGGTTGTGCTCTTTGAAAATATTGTCTACTCGGCATTTTTGCTGGGAGGCGTGTTTATCAGTATTTCTGGGTTCTATATTCTGTTAAATGCGGATTTCGTCGCGGCGGCCCAGGTCTTGATTTATGTGGGGGCCATTAACGTTTTGATTTTGTTTGCCATCATGTTGGTGAATAAAAAAGAAGACTTTAGTCAGATGCCTGGTCGCCTCATTCGTCAGGGAGCAACGGCTCTAGTTTGCTTGGGTCTTTTTGCCCTCCTCGGCACAATGGTTTTGGTAACGCCCTGGGAATTGTCTTCAATTTCTCCGGCAGCGGTCGGGAATTCTGTGGTGGCGATCGCCAAACATTTCTTTAGTGATTTCCTCCTGCCCTTTGAATTGGCCTCGGTACTCCTCCTCATTGCCATGGTGGGGGCAATTATTCTGGCCCGTCGCGACATCATTCCTGAGATTACAACCACAGACGAAGGCAGCACCGGCCTTCAGTTACCAGAGCGTCCCCGGGAGCTCGCCGCCGCCAGTAGCCCCAAATCCGAACAAAACTAA
- a CDS encoding cysteine desulfurase family protein has translation MQIYLDYSATTPPHPLVIQRVQAVCGQTWGNPSSLHGWGNRAATLLEMARMQVASLIGVANPDEIIFTAGGTEADNLAIFGITDQYREPQHLIISQVEHPAIAKAADFLETQGWQVTRLGVDRRGQVDPQDLEKAIQSNTILISVIYGQSEVGTIQPIAELGAIAKKHNIIFHTDAVQAVGRIPIDLHQLPVDLLSLSGHKIYGLQGAGALYVRDGIELQPRLYGGGQEHNLRSGTQNLPGIVALGMAAELAQETMAQEIERLSYLRNFLLNRGSSGEHLQITGDRHHRLPHHVSFALRKDSPLLGLTGKTLVRQMNLAGIGISAGSACHSGKLNPSTTLKAMGYSDQEALSGIRLTLGAQTQMEDIEWTAIALEQILQRQPTVLLA, from the coding sequence ATGCAAATTTACCTTGATTACAGCGCCACAACGCCCCCCCATCCTTTGGTGATCCAGCGGGTGCAAGCAGTCTGTGGCCAAACCTGGGGCAATCCCTCCAGCTTACATGGTTGGGGCAATCGGGCCGCCACCCTCCTAGAAATGGCCCGGATGCAAGTAGCGAGCCTCATTGGTGTAGCGAACCCCGATGAAATTATTTTTACGGCGGGGGGCACCGAAGCAGATAATCTGGCGATTTTTGGCATTACAGACCAGTACCGAGAGCCGCAACATCTGATTATTTCCCAGGTGGAACATCCGGCGATCGCCAAGGCCGCAGATTTCCTCGAAACTCAGGGCTGGCAAGTGACGCGACTCGGAGTCGATCGCCGCGGGCAGGTAGACCCCCAGGATCTAGAAAAGGCGATTCAAAGCAATACAATTTTAATTTCGGTGATCTATGGCCAGAGCGAAGTGGGCACCATTCAACCCATTGCCGAACTGGGGGCGATCGCCAAAAAACACAACATCATCTTTCATACCGACGCGGTTCAGGCCGTGGGACGGATTCCCATTGATTTACACCAGCTTCCCGTGGATTTGCTTTCTCTTTCTGGGCACAAAATCTATGGCCTCCAAGGGGCTGGTGCGTTGTATGTACGCGATGGCATTGAGCTTCAGCCCCGACTCTACGGCGGTGGCCAAGAACACAACTTGCGCTCCGGCACCCAAAATTTACCCGGTATTGTCGCCTTGGGGATGGCCGCCGAACTCGCCCAGGAAACTATGGCCCAAGAAATTGAACGCCTGAGTTACCTCCGCAATTTTTTGTTAAACCGAGGCAGCAGTGGTGAACATCTGCAAATTACAGGCGATCGCCATCACCGCCTACCGCACCATGTCAGTTTTGCCTTGCGCAAAGATTCACCCCTCCTGGGCCTGACCGGGAAAACCCTCGTGCGTCAAATGAACCTCGCCGGAATCGGCATTAGTGCAGGGTCTGCCTGCCACAGTGGGAAGCTGAATCCCAGCACGACCCTCAAGGCGATGGGCTACAGCGATCAAGAGGCCCTCTCCGGGATTCGCTTAACCCTAGGTGCACAAACCCAAATGGAAGATATAGAATGGACGGCGATCGCCCTCGAACAAATTTTGCAGCGACAACCTACCGTGCTTCTGGCATAA
- the ndhI gene encoding NAD(P)H-quinone oxidoreductase subunit I: MFKILKQVGDYAKDAAQAAKYIGQGLSVTFDHMRRRPVTVQYPYEKLIPSERFRGRIHFEFDKCIACEVCVRVCPINLPVVDWEFDKSIKKKTLKHYSIDFGVCIFCGNCVEYCPTNCLSMTEEYELATYDRHELNYDNVALGRLPYKVTQDPMVTPLRELAYLPQGVIDPHDLPQGSQRAGEHPEDILERLKAEKKQETADQ, encoded by the coding sequence ATGTTTAAAATCCTCAAACAAGTCGGTGACTATGCCAAGGATGCAGCCCAGGCAGCCAAGTATATTGGTCAGGGTCTCTCGGTAACCTTTGATCACATGCGGCGGCGGCCGGTGACGGTGCAATATCCCTACGAGAAGCTCATTCCTTCAGAACGGTTTCGTGGCAGAATTCACTTTGAATTTGACAAATGTATTGCCTGTGAAGTTTGTGTGCGGGTTTGTCCGATCAATCTACCGGTCGTGGATTGGGAATTTGATAAAAGCATCAAAAAGAAAACCCTCAAACATTACAGCATCGACTTTGGGGTTTGTATTTTTTGTGGTAACTGCGTCGAATACTGCCCCACCAACTGTCTGTCGATGACGGAAGAATATGAATTAGCAACCTATGATCGCCACGAATTGAACTACGATAATGTGGCCCTGGGTCGTCTGCCCTACAAGGTAACCCAAGACCCAATGGTGACGCCTCTCCGGGAGTTGGCCTATTTGCCCCAAGGTGTCATTGACCCCCATGATCTGCCTCAAGGTAGTCAACGGGCTGGAGAACATCCAGAAGATATTCTTGAACGCCTAAAGGCCGAAAAGAAACAAGAAACAGCCGATCAATAA
- the nuoK gene encoding NADH-quinone oxidoreductase subunit NuoK gives MQLEYILVLAAALFCIGIYGLVTSRNAVRVLMSIELLLNSVNLNFMGFSNFLDPGEIKGQVFTVFVLTVAAAEAAVGLAIILAIYRNRNTIDMEQFNLLKW, from the coding sequence ATTCAACTTGAATACATCCTGGTTCTCGCTGCCGCCCTATTTTGCATCGGCATTTATGGTTTAGTCACTAGTCGCAATGCCGTCCGCGTTTTGATGTCCATTGAGCTCTTGCTAAACTCCGTCAATCTCAACTTTATGGGCTTTTCTAATTTCCTCGACCCCGGCGAAATCAAAGGACAAGTCTTTACCGTTTTCGTCCTGACCGTTGCCGCTGCCGAAGCCGCCGTTGGTCTAGCGATTATCCTAGCCATTTACCGCAACCGCAACACCATCGATATGGAACAGTTCAATTTGCTGAAATGGTAG